Proteins encoded together in one Otariodibacter oris window:
- a CDS encoding toxin-antitoxin system YwqK family antitoxin: MMKKVLMVSACILMSGCTGFAQKYVEISDSLGLTPDYAKPIEQEQSTKSFNTPQVPPNTPEGEFETTSSNGLVFKSYVENGKFNRYADVYYPNGQLQSHTVLKDGLVDGWSYGYTPQGKLMSRILYEKGKIIKQEKVE, translated from the coding sequence ATGATGAAAAAGGTCTTGATGGTATCGGCTTGTATATTAATGAGTGGGTGTACAGGATTTGCTCAAAAGTATGTAGAGATTTCGGACAGCTTAGGATTAACACCAGATTATGCTAAACCTATCGAACAAGAACAATCTACAAAGTCTTTTAATACTCCTCAAGTCCCCCCTAATACACCAGAGGGTGAATTTGAAACGACAAGTTCGAACGGGCTAGTCTTTAAAAGCTATGTTGAGAACGGAAAATTTAACAGATATGCTGATGTGTATTACCCTAATGGACAATTGCAATCTCATACTGTACTAAAAGATGGATTAGTTGATGGATGGTCTTATGGCTATACGCCACAAGGAAAATTGATGAGTAGAATTTTGTATGAAAAAGGTAAGATCATTAAGCAAGAAAAGGTTGAATAA
- a CDS encoding NADP-dependent malic enzyme, which yields MDEQLRQAALDFHEFPVPGKIEVAPTKSLATQRDLALAYSPGVAEPCLEIKADPLAAYKYTAKGNLVAVISNGSAVLGLGNIGALAGKPVMEGKGVLFKKFAGVDVFDIEVDEKDPDKLVDIIAALEPTFGGVNLEDIKAPECFYIEKKLREKMKIPVFHDDQHGTAIISAAAVINALRVIDKKIEDVRLVASGAGAASIACLNLLLSLGMKRENIVVCDSKGVIYKDRDDRMDETKKFYAIEDNGWRTLGDAIPNADIFLGCSAAGALTPEMVKTMAAHPLILALANPDPEITPPEAKAARPDAIICTGRSDYPNQVNNVLCFPFIFRGALDVGATTINEEMKRAAVYAIADLALEEQSDVVTSAYGGEGTEFGPEYIIPRPFDPRLIVRIAPAVAKAAVESGVATRPITDWDAYADKLTQFVYKTSLFMRPIFSQAKANKQRIVLAEGEDARVLHATQDIVSMGLAYPILIGRPAVITSRIKKLGLRIEAGVDFEIVNNEQDERHEQLWKRYYQLMSRKGVTVEIAKRVTTSNTTTIASLLVEMGYADGMVCGLFGTYSRHLDTILDVIGLKEGVKVPAALNSLVLPMGNVFMTDTYVNANPTAEELAEIALMAAEEVKRFGIEPAVALVSHSNFGSSNSLGAPKMREVLEIVKQRDPSLMIDGEMHGDLALSEKLRNEYMPESTLKGSANLLIMPNVESARISYNLLRATTTAITVGPILMGVKKSAHILTPVASVRRIINMVAFAAVEAQSIK from the coding sequence TAGATTTTCACGAATTTCCAGTTCCAGGAAAAATTGAGGTTGCGCCAACTAAATCACTAGCAACACAGCGAGATCTTGCTTTGGCTTATTCACCAGGGGTAGCGGAACCTTGCTTAGAAATTAAAGCTGATCCTTTAGCCGCCTATAAATATACAGCAAAAGGAAATTTAGTCGCAGTTATTTCTAATGGTTCTGCAGTTTTGGGATTAGGAAATATCGGTGCTTTAGCGGGTAAGCCTGTAATGGAAGGTAAAGGAGTATTGTTTAAGAAGTTTGCCGGAGTGGATGTATTTGATATTGAAGTTGATGAAAAAGATCCTGACAAACTTGTTGATATCATCGCAGCGCTAGAACCAACATTTGGTGGTGTCAACCTTGAAGATATCAAAGCGCCAGAATGTTTTTATATTGAAAAGAAATTACGCGAAAAAATGAAGATTCCTGTATTCCATGATGACCAACATGGTACAGCGATTATCAGTGCGGCAGCTGTTATTAATGCATTAAGAGTGATTGATAAGAAAATTGAAGACGTACGTTTAGTTGCATCAGGTGCGGGTGCGGCATCCATTGCATGTTTAAATTTATTATTATCTTTAGGCATGAAACGTGAAAATATCGTCGTGTGCGATTCAAAAGGGGTGATCTATAAAGATCGTGATGATCGTATGGACGAAACCAAAAAATTCTACGCGATTGAAGATAATGGATGGAGAACCTTAGGCGATGCAATTCCAAATGCAGATATTTTCTTAGGTTGCTCAGCAGCAGGGGCTTTAACACCAGAAATGGTTAAGACGATGGCTGCTCATCCTCTCATTCTTGCCTTAGCTAACCCAGATCCAGAAATTACGCCACCGGAAGCAAAAGCTGCACGCCCTGATGCGATTATTTGTACAGGTCGTTCTGACTATCCAAACCAAGTAAATAACGTACTTTGTTTCCCATTCATCTTTAGAGGGGCATTGGATGTTGGTGCAACCACAATTAATGAAGAGATGAAACGTGCGGCAGTTTACGCTATCGCTGATTTAGCGTTAGAAGAACAAAGTGACGTTGTAACGTCTGCTTATGGTGGTGAAGGTACAGAATTTGGACCTGAATATATTATTCCACGCCCATTTGATCCACGTTTAATTGTTCGTATTGCACCAGCAGTTGCAAAAGCCGCTGTTGAATCAGGTGTGGCAACTCGACCAATCACAGATTGGGATGCTTATGCAGATAAATTGACTCAGTTCGTTTACAAAACAAGCCTATTTATGCGTCCAATCTTCAGCCAAGCTAAAGCAAATAAACAACGTATTGTATTAGCAGAAGGTGAAGATGCTCGTGTTTTACACGCAACACAAGATATTGTATCTATGGGCTTGGCATATCCAATTTTAATTGGACGTCCTGCTGTTATTACTTCACGTATTAAAAAACTAGGACTAAGAATTGAAGCTGGTGTTGATTTTGAAATTGTAAACAATGAACAAGACGAACGTCATGAGCAATTATGGAAACGCTATTATCAATTAATGAGCCGTAAAGGTGTCACAGTAGAAATAGCTAAACGTGTAACCACTTCTAATACTACAACTATCGCCTCATTACTTGTTGAAATGGGATACGCAGATGGTATGGTGTGTGGTTTATTTGGCACATATAGCCGTCACTTAGACACTATTTTAGATGTTATCGGCTTAAAAGAAGGTGTGAAAGTACCTGCTGCATTAAATAGTTTAGTATTACCAATGGGTAATGTATTTATGACAGATACTTATGTAAATGCAAATCCTACTGCAGAAGAACTTGCAGAAATTGCACTCATGGCTGCAGAAGAAGTTAAACGCTTTGGTATTGAACCTGCTGTCGCGTTAGTTTCACACTCTAATTTTGGCTCATCTAATTCATTAGGTGCGCCAAAAATGCGTGAAGTGCTTGAAATTGTGAAACAGCGTGATCCAAGCTTAATGATTGATGGTGAAATGCATGGCGATTTAGCATTATCTGAAAAATTACGTAACGAATACATGCCAGAAAGTACCTTAAAAGGTTCAGCAAATCTACTCATTATGCCAAATGTTGAATCGGCTCGTATCAGCTATAATTTATTACGTGCGACAACAACAGCAATCACTGTTGGTCCAATTTTAATGGGGGTTAAAAAATCGGCTCATATATTGACACCAGTAGCATCTGTGCGTCGTATTATTAATATGGTGGCATTTGCAGCAGTAGAAGCTCAATCAATAAAATAA